The proteins below come from a single Alkalinema sp. FACHB-956 genomic window:
- a CDS encoding vitamin K epoxide reductase family protein: protein MIRRRSTPWIHRWSRPIIGGIATLGVLNTAYLTYLRFFAVGDSCPTQTCAVLASRYATVFGQPLSLFGLLAYLAIAVLALSPLLFKGEDSLSTRKKLEDSTWPLLFLGTTAMLVFSGYLMYVMFSEFVFGGRALGWGGICPFCLFSAVCATAMFVLCLLGRDWDDRGQLAFMGVIISMVTLVSTLAIYAPQQETAGAGTIGDAQGNVYFLVDATSGESEVQLAKHLKQSGAKMYGAFWCPHCCEQKQLFGKEAMKELEYVECGEGGKNAQLNTCKTSLEAAAKQTGQAPGFPTWSVGDKYYSGRQTLAELAKNSGYTGPQNFKNEFRVCRQP, encoded by the coding sequence ATGATTCGCCGACGCTCTACGCCTTGGATCCACCGCTGGTCACGCCCCATCATTGGGGGCATCGCCACCTTAGGGGTGCTCAATACGGCCTACCTCACCTATCTGCGTTTTTTTGCAGTGGGTGATTCTTGTCCAACCCAAACCTGTGCTGTGTTAGCTAGCCGCTATGCCACTGTCTTTGGGCAACCGCTCTCTTTGTTTGGACTACTCGCTTATTTAGCGATCGCCGTTTTGGCCCTCAGTCCCCTGCTATTTAAAGGCGAGGACAGCCTTTCGACCCGCAAGAAACTGGAAGATAGCACTTGGCCACTTCTCTTTCTAGGCACAACGGCCATGCTGGTCTTCAGTGGCTACTTGATGTATGTCATGTTCTCGGAATTCGTCTTCGGAGGCCGAGCGTTGGGGTGGGGCGGGATTTGTCCCTTCTGTCTGTTCTCCGCCGTCTGTGCCACTGCAATGTTTGTGTTGTGCTTGCTGGGACGGGATTGGGACGATCGCGGCCAACTGGCCTTTATGGGCGTCATTATCAGTATGGTGACGCTGGTGAGCACCCTCGCGATTTATGCTCCACAACAGGAGACCGCCGGTGCTGGCACGATCGGGGATGCCCAGGGGAATGTTTATTTCTTGGTAGATGCCACATCGGGCGAATCTGAAGTCCAACTTGCCAAGCACCTGAAGCAATCTGGAGCCAAAATGTATGGTGCTTTTTGGTGTCCTCACTGCTGCGAACAAAAGCAGTTATTTGGCAAAGAAGCCATGAAGGAATTGGAGTACGTGGAATGTGGAGAGGGTGGAAAAAATGCCCAACTCAACACTTGCAAAACGTCCTTAGAGGCAGCCGCTAAACAAACGGGACAAGCACCCGGATTTCCCACTTGGTCTGTCGGTGACAAATACTATTCTGGACGGCAAACCCTCGCTGAGTTAGCGAAAAATTCAGGATACACCGGGCCACAGAATTTTAAGAATGAGTTTCGTGTCTGTCGTCAACCTTAA